DNA from Hyalangium gracile:
TCACCGCGCGCGCGCAGGACTGGGACACCGCCAAGCGCAAGGTCCTCTTCGGGTTCCCCGCCGGGCTGCCGATCAAGACGAAGCTGACGGTCAACGTCAGCAACTTCGCGGACGTCGCCGGCAACCCCATGCGGGGGCCGTTCACCTTCAGCTTCACGGTGAGCGACGGCATGCCGCCGCGGGTCACCGAGGCCCGCCCCATCGAGGGCGCCAGCAGCGTGCCGCTGACCACCAACCAGATCTCCTTCACCTTCAGCGAGCCCATGGACGTCACCAAGGGCACGCTCGTGGCGGGCGGTGGGCTGGTGCTGGGACAGGCGGCGTGGACGGGAAACCAGGTCATCACCGCGCCCATCGCCAGCCCGCTCGTCTACAACGCCTTCTACAGCGTGACGCTCAACGGCTTCCGCAACATCAATGGCAAGGATCTGGATGGGGAGCAGTACCTGGGAGACGGCAAGCTGAACTTCGCCACCGGGCCGGACGTCACCCGTCCCACGGTGACGGAGTCCAGCCCGCCCGAGGGCTCCAACGGGATTCAGCCCGAGAATACCCAGTTCGTGGTGGTCACCTTCAGCGAGCCCATGGACAAGACGGCGGGTGTGGCCGAGCTGTTCCAGAATGGCGTGAAGACGCACACGCTCACCCCGGTGTGGTCCAGCGACGGGTTCAACGTCAGCTACGACGTGCAGCTCAAGCTGAAGTACAGCACCCCCATCCGCGTGGTTCTCTCCAACTTCAAGGATCGGTCCAGCAACCCCCTCGACCCGGCGCCCTACCTGGGCGATGGGGCCCTCACCTTCAACACGGGCGTGGACACCGTGAGGCCCTACGTCATCAACTCCTTCCCGGCGGAAGGGGAGCGGATCTACCCGCTCGAGGTGTACGCCACCGGCGGCAACCCCCCGACGGCCTGGCGCAAGGTCTTCACCTTCCTGTTCAACGAGCAGATGAACACCTCCGTCACCCGCGTCACGCTGCACGAGAAGGGCAACCCCTCCGCGTCCCGCATCCTCGATGGCGTGTGGTCCGCCGATCAGCGGACGATGACGGTCACCGTCTACCCCCCTGCGCCGGGGCAGCTGCCGCTCATCGACGACTACTTCTCCTACTACATGGACCTCACCCAGCTGAAGGATAGCAACGGCAACTTGCTGGATCCGGCGGTGCCGGTGCTGGGCGACGGGCGGCTGGACTTCCAGACGCTGCCCAACTTCCCGCTGCTCAACCACGCCTGCGAGCACTCGCTGACCGTGGCGCCCATCGCCATCAACGCCACGGCGAACTACTCCAGCAGCGCCACGCCGCGCGCGGACCAGACCCACACGCACTACGAGCTGAACCTGCCCAGCAACGGCACCAGCTTCACGGGCTACACCAAGATGCTGCTGGAGCAGATCGCTCCCTTCACCATCTTCACGGATCGGGACATCGACCTGACGATTGCCCAGCCCGCCTTCCCCAACTCGCCCATCGTCGTCAGCAAGGCGGCCGTCAAGTCTCCGTGCACCGGCATCACCCACCGGTTCATCTTCAATGTGGAGACCTATCCGGAGCTGCAGATGCGCAGCGGCCCGGCGTTGCTGGGCAAGTACCGCTTCATCCTCGAGCGGGGGTACTGAGCCGCGGGCGCCGGGCCGGCCGCCGCCGCGCGGTCCGGCTCAGGCGCGCTGCGCGGCACGGGGGCGGGAGCGCGGGAGCTTCGCCCTCGCGCTCGGCGGAGGCACGAGCGCGGCGGCCACCAGCAGCGTCCACTTCTCGTCCGAGAGGTGCGCCGGCTTCTCCATGGCCAGCGCCTCCTGCAGCCGGGTGCCCAGCGCGGAGAAGAGCTGGAGCCGGGCCTCCATGCGCAGCTCCTCGCGGCGCAGGGCGGCCGAGAGGATGACCTCGCGCTCCTCGGTGGAGAGCTTCTTCACCCGGGAGACGAAGAGGGGATCGGCCAGCAGGCCCTCCTCTCCGGTGGTGCCCAGCGCCGAGGGCACCTTCAGCCGACGCTCGCGCACGACGATGGTGCCCGCCAGCATGTCCCCCAGCCGCTGGTGCGAGCGGGAGACGAGCGCGGCGATGCCTCCCACCAGATAGAGGAAGGGCAGCCGGTCCACCGGGCGGACCAGGTTGCGCAGCGCCGCGTGGTAGAAGCCGATGCGCACTCCACTCTCCTGGATGACCCGCAGGGACATGACGCGCTTGCCGACCGTCTGCCCGCTCCAGGCTGTCTCCAGGCCGATGCCGTACCCCCAGTCCACCAGGAAATACACCACCAGGCTCAATGCGCTGGCGAAGCCCGGGAAGGCCATCATCGCCAGGTTGAGGGCGAACAGCACCGCCCCCGTGCCCATCAGCACGATGACTGCATCCAGCAGCCAGGCGAGGAAGCGCGAGTAGATGCCCGCGAGCGTGAAGCGGAACTCCACGTACTCGGGAGTGAGGACGGTGTGGCTGCCGTCGAGCAGCGTGTCGGAGGCGGGCGTCACCGGCTCAGTCTAATCCCCTTCAGCCAGGTCCTTGAAAGCTCCGCTTGGGCTTGGGGCCGCCCAGCTCACGGACCCACAGCCCAGGGACACGGGTCGCGGGTCCCTCGCTGCGGGGCGGGTCCCCCCGTCTCCGACGGGTCCTCCCGCCCCGGCGTCCCGCTCTCTCTCGGTCCACGGCTTCCTGCCTACCCGGGTTCCTCCTGGCTCACTCCTGGCGAACTGGTTGGGCTGTCATACAGGTTTGTCCCAGACGCTCCCGATGGGGGCTCTCCCCAGGAAATCCTTCGCTCGGTGAGAGGGCAGGGGAGCGTCGTTCCGGATTGTCCCGTTCGTAGGATAGGCTGCGTCCTCCTACCGTGGCCGAGTCCGAGTCTTCCTGGGGCCAACGCCTGTGGCCCGCGGCGACCTTCCAGTTCGCCCTCATTGCCGGCGTGACGCAGCTGAAGACGGCTGCGAACGCCCTCGTCTTGTCGCGCTTCGAGTCCCAGGCGCTCCCCTACCTCTACCTCGTCGGCGCCCTGCTCACGGCCGCGCTCACCGTGCTGCCTCGCCCACGCCCGGACTCGCCCACCGAGTCTCCAGGCGTGCTCACCACCGTGGCCTGCTTCATCACCCTCGGGCTCGCCGCCGGCGTGTCCGCCGGCCAGCGCCTGCCCGCCATCGCGCTCTACCTCTTCGTCGATGCCTTCACCACGTTCGTCTCCCTGCGCTTCTGGGGACGGATGTCGGCCGCCTTCGACGCCCGTGAGGCCCGCCGCGCCTTCACCGCCCTCAACGGCTTCGGCATGGGCGGCGGCATCGTCGGCGGCCTGCTCGTCAAGGCCATGGCTGAGCCTCTCGGTACGCCCGTGGTGGTGGCCAGCGGCGCGGTGGGGCTGCTCATCGCCGGCATCGTCTTCCGCTTCCACACCGGCGTGGTGGCCGCGCCCGCACGCTCCCGACACGCCTCCATGACGGCCGAGCCGTGGATCTACTTCGCCCAGAGCCCCTATGCCCAGGTGCTCGGCGCCCTGGGCATCGCCTTCGCCGTGCTGTCCTCCTTCGTGGACTACCTGTTCCGCCTCCGCGTGGAGGGCACCCTCAGCGAGGACGGACTGGCGGCGCTGTTCGGCTCGCTGCAGCTGTGGATCGGCCTGTTCTGCGTGGGCTTCCAACTGCTCGTGGCCCAACGGCTGCTCGAGAAGCTGGGGCTGCTGCGCTACCTGGCGCTGGTGCCGCTGGTGCTCGGGCCCCTGGCCGCCGCCACGCTCGCTACCCCCATGCTGTGGCCGGTACACCTGCTGCGGCTGGTGGAGACGGCGGTGAGCTACTCCATCCTCCCCGTGGGCATCCAGCTCCTCTATGCCGCCGTGCCCGACGAGCAGCGTGAGTCCATGCGCGCCGCGGTGGACGGCCTGCTGCGCAAGGGCGGCGTGGTGCTCGCGGGCGTGCTGCTCATCGGCGCTGGCCGGGCCGCCACCGGCACCACCATGGCCGTGGCCGTCCTCGGGCTGTGCGCGGCGCTCGGCGTGCTGCTGTTCCGGCTCAAGCCCGCTTATGTCGAGGCGCTCGAGGAGCAGGTGGGCGCGCCAGTCGAGGAAGAGGTGCAGGTGGGCGGCGAGACACAGAAGCTGCTCGTGGACTCGCTCGCGGCCAACACCCCGGAGCGCGTACTGCGCGCGGTGGACCTGATGGCCCAGGCCGAGGTCCCCCTGCGGCCCCACCTGGCCGCCCTGCTGGCCCATCCCCATGAGCGCGTGGTGGAGCGGGGTGTCGAGCTGGCGCTGAAGCTCGAGGCCCACGAGACGGCTCCCACCCTGGAGCGGCTGGTGGAGTCCGGGCCTCGGCGACCTCGGGATCAGGCCGTGTGGGCCCTGGCCCGCCTGTCTCCGGACCGCGCCGAGCGCCTGCTGCCGGCGCTGCTGGACAGCCCGGACATCGGCCTGCGCTGCGCGGCCATCGGCGCCCTGCTGCACACGCAGGGCAACAGCGAGGCCCTCTCCTCCCTCAGCGCGTTGCTGGCCCGGAGCGCCCAGGCCCCCGTCGCCGAGCGGCGCGAGGTGGCCAAGCTGCTCGGCCGCCTGAAGGATGCGCGGTTCGCCCAGCCGCTGGCGCGCTACCTCGCCGATCCCGACATCTCCGTGCGGCGGGTGGCCATCGAGGCGGTGGGCGTCGGTGGCTACCTGGAGCTCGCGCCACGGCTGCTGACCTTCCTCACCTGGCGCGAGGAGCGGCGTGCGACTCGCTCCGCGCTCGCGGCGCTGGGGGATCGGGTGATGCCCCTGCTGGAGGTGACGCTCAACAACCGTGCCGCCCCGCTGGCCCAGCGGCTCCAGCTGCCCCGCGTGCTGCGCCTCATCGGCACCACGGACGCGCTCCACGCGTTCCTCTTCTCCAACGTGCGCGACGATGCCTTCCTGCAGTTCCGCATCGGCGCGGAGATGTCCCGCCTGCGCGACGAGCACCCCGAGTACGCCGTGGACGTGGAGCGCGTGCGCGAGGCGATCGGCCGGCGGCGGGAGACGTACCTCGCGCTGGTGGAGCCATTCCGCGATCTGCGCGTGGCGCTGGGCGACAACTCGCTGCTCACCCGCGCCGTGGGAGACCGGCTGGACCAGGCGCTGGAGCTGTCCTTCTTCCT
Protein-coding regions in this window:
- a CDS encoding Ig-like domain-containing protein, which gives rise to MRRLSVLFLCAVCFAVPLSVGCGGGDDPTPDAGTPPPPPPPPPPDAGPPKPDAGPVDLQPPTLVTFSPSDGAVGVAPESFIELSFNEEMQTDRGTLQILPGTGLPNGGVITARAQDWDTAKRKVLFGFPAGLPIKTKLTVNVSNFADVAGNPMRGPFTFSFTVSDGMPPRVTEARPIEGASSVPLTTNQISFTFSEPMDVTKGTLVAGGGLVLGQAAWTGNQVITAPIASPLVYNAFYSVTLNGFRNINGKDLDGEQYLGDGKLNFATGPDVTRPTVTESSPPEGSNGIQPENTQFVVVTFSEPMDKTAGVAELFQNGVKTHTLTPVWSSDGFNVSYDVQLKLKYSTPIRVVLSNFKDRSSNPLDPAPYLGDGALTFNTGVDTVRPYVINSFPAEGERIYPLEVYATGGNPPTAWRKVFTFLFNEQMNTSVTRVTLHEKGNPSASRILDGVWSADQRTMTVTVYPPAPGQLPLIDDYFSYYMDLTQLKDSNGNLLDPAVPVLGDGRLDFQTLPNFPLLNHACEHSLTVAPIAINATANYSSSATPRADQTHTHYELNLPSNGTSFTGYTKMLLEQIAPFTIFTDRDIDLTIAQPAFPNSPIVVSKAAVKSPCTGITHRFIFNVETYPELQMRSGPALLGKYRFILERGY
- a CDS encoding RDD family protein, which produces MTPASDTLLDGSHTVLTPEYVEFRFTLAGIYSRFLAWLLDAVIVLMGTGAVLFALNLAMMAFPGFASALSLVVYFLVDWGYGIGLETAWSGQTVGKRVMSLRVIQESGVRIGFYHAALRNLVRPVDRLPFLYLVGGIAALVSRSHQRLGDMLAGTIVVRERRLKVPSALGTTGEEGLLADPLFVSRVKKLSTEEREVILSAALRREELRMEARLQLFSALGTRLQEALAMEKPAHLSDEKWTLLVAAALVPPPSARAKLPRSRPRAAQRA
- a CDS encoding cyclic nucleotide-binding domain-containing protein, with amino-acid sequence MAESESSWGQRLWPAATFQFALIAGVTQLKTAANALVLSRFESQALPYLYLVGALLTAALTVLPRPRPDSPTESPGVLTTVACFITLGLAAGVSAGQRLPAIALYLFVDAFTTFVSLRFWGRMSAAFDAREARRAFTALNGFGMGGGIVGGLLVKAMAEPLGTPVVVASGAVGLLIAGIVFRFHTGVVAAPARSRHASMTAEPWIYFAQSPYAQVLGALGIAFAVLSSFVDYLFRLRVEGTLSEDGLAALFGSLQLWIGLFCVGFQLLVAQRLLEKLGLLRYLALVPLVLGPLAAATLATPMLWPVHLLRLVETAVSYSILPVGIQLLYAAVPDEQRESMRAAVDGLLRKGGVVLAGVLLIGAGRAATGTTMAVAVLGLCAALGVLLFRLKPAYVEALEEQVGAPVEEEVQVGGETQKLLVDSLAANTPERVLRAVDLMAQAEVPLRPHLAALLAHPHERVVERGVELALKLEAHETAPTLERLVESGPRRPRDQAVWALARLSPDRAERLLPALLDSPDIGLRCAAIGALLHTQGNSEALSSLSALLARSAQAPVAERREVAKLLGRLKDARFAQPLARYLADPDISVRRVAIEAVGVGGYLELAPRLLTFLTWREERRATRSALAALGDRVMPLLEVTLNNRAAPLAQRLQLPRVLRLIGTTDALHAFLFSNVRDDAFLQFRIGAEMSRLRDEHPEYAVDVERVREAIGRRRETYLALVEPFRDLRVALGDNSLLTRAVGDRLDQALELSFFLLGLLYTPQTMRRVHQHVVGKDPRRKAYALELMDAVVAEEDRELVAEQIEAHHRELPPGALGRLESHLEVLVQSEDVVLRACARYVTQRLSTLVVPPAQENDMSEGTVQKMFALEGVSVFSQSDVDDIAAVAAVAREVRFRAGERIFSQGDPGDALYVIVEGMVDHFRDGEHVLRSQAKETFGDVSLLDGAPRPTDVVAVEDTRVLVIDRRDFLDLLADRPELLTGFFRAVSQQLRTLIDLPATRQSGELLEVGSTASENAPPPTGEAPIDKS